GGATTTAAAAGAAAAATACGAACGCATGAAAAAAGAAGTACAGGCACAGCATATACTGGTTAAAGATGAAAAAACTGCAAAAGAAGTGAAACAGAAGCTGGAAAATGGCGGAGATTTTGCTAAATTGGCGAAAGAATATTCCACCGATAAATCCAATGCAAATGATAGTGGGAAACTTGGATATTTCTCAACCGGCAAAATGGTACCTGAATTCGAGAATGCTGCATATAGTTTAGAAGTAGGTGAAATCAGCGATCCCGTTAAAACACAACATGGTTACCATATTATTAAAGTAACGGACAAGCGTGATAAAGAAGAGGATATCGGATCATTTGAAGAAAACAAGGATACAATCCGCCGCAATATTATAAATCAGCGTATGGATGTCCAAAAAGCACGTGAAAAAATGAATAAACTTGTTGAGGATGCTGATGTGGACATTAAAGCTGAAGGCCTGGAAAACATTTTTGAACAACCGTCAGGCCAATCATCAGGTCAATCACAAGGCTAAAAAATATAGATAAAAACGGCTGATCCATATATTTAATGGATCAGCCGTTTTTCTTAAAAGATAAAGAAACCGGCTCTCTCGCCGATTTCCACCAATCTGACTTCTGGCTTCTTGCCTCTGGAAAGACGAGGCTAAGCCAAGTTTTTCTTATTGTGATACATGCTGTTTCTCATCCCGCTTCTGTCGTTCCTCTTCCATCCGTTCTATATAGACTTTGCCTTCTTTCTCAATAAACTCCTGTTCCAGTCTCCGTTCGGCACGCATTGCCCTGAATGCCATGTATCCACTGAGAAAAATGAAAATGATCATCATAAAGACCCACCAAGGTACTCCAGCAATCACGATTAGCCCTCCTTGTCCATCAATCTACAACATGTATATGTACAAAAGGAG
The genomic region above belongs to Virgibacillus doumboii and contains:
- a CDS encoding sporulation YhaL family protein; this translates as MIAGVPWWVFMMIIFIFLSGYMAFRAMRAERRLEQEFIEKEGKVYIERMEEERQKRDEKQHVSQ
- a CDS encoding peptidylprolyl isomerase; translation: MKKLAIAVTLSASVLGLAACNSDNGDSEVVAETSAGDVTKEELYQELKDRNGAAVLKELVTMEVLNDKYDVTEKEVDKEVQSIKDQLGDKFDSYVKQRFKDEATLRKTIRNSLLQEEMVAEDMEITEKDLKEKYERMKKEVQAQHILVKDEKTAKEVKQKLENGGDFAKLAKEYSTDKSNANDSGKLGYFSTGKMVPEFENAAYSLEVGEISDPVKTQHGYHIIKVTDKRDKEEDIGSFEENKDTIRRNIINQRMDVQKAREKMNKLVEDADVDIKAEGLENIFEQPSGQSSGQSQG